One Hermetia illucens chromosome 4, iHerIll2.2.curated.20191125, whole genome shotgun sequence DNA segment encodes these proteins:
- the LOC119655673 gene encoding uncharacterized protein LOC119655673, translated as MLLRRFGLILVLFVAVNGQFPEQPICNMRCGNDYQPVCVRQTDGISREFNNPCQLSLYNCQSNQKLRPNTACMRDIVQDAVRDALRRLPSASNFQLRNIREFIGALRRLARSL; from the exons ATGTTGCTAAGACGCTTCGGATTGATACTTG TCCTATTTGTGGCAGTCAATGGTCAATTTCCTGAGCAGCCAATTTGTAATATGCGGTGCGGAAACGATTATCAACCAGTCTGCGTCAGACAGACCGATGGAATTAgtcgagaattcaacaaccctTGCCAGCTGAGTTTATACAATTGCCAAAGTAATCAAA AGCTGCGGCCCAATACTGCTTGCATGAGGGATATCGTACAGGATGCTGTGCGAGATGCTTTGCGGAGACTTCCGTCTGCTTCTAATTTCCAGCTCCGGAATATTCGAGAATTCATAGGTGCCCTAAGGAGGTTGGCACGCAGTCTGTAA